In the genome of Abyssalbus ytuae, the window TAAAGGAAATATTGCATCCGAAAGTAAGGCAGCTGTTGCCGGGGGCATCACTACTTTTATAGAGCAGCCCAATACCAATCCGCAAACTACGTCAATAGAAAGGCTGGAAGAAAAATTTGCAATAGCGGCCAATACATCTTTTGCCAACTATTCATTTATGTTTGGGGGAACCAACGACAATCTTGAAGAAATAAAAAAACTCGATAAAAATGCCTGTGCAGGTGTTAAATTGTTTTTAGGATCTTCTACCGGCAACATGCTGGTAGATGATGAAACCGTAATTGAAAAAATATTTTCCAGTACCGATCTGGTCATTTCTGCCCATTGTGAAGACGAAACTACCATTAAAAACAATCTCGAAAAATACAAATCAATTTACGGTGATAATATCCCTGTTAAATTTCATCCCCTGATTCGAAGCGAAGAAGCATGCTATCTTTCTTCATCAAAAGCCATTGAACTGGCAAAAAAAACCGGGGCAAGGTTGCATGTTTTTCATGTGTCCACAGAAAAAGAAACCCATCAGTTTGTTAATAATATACCTTTAAAGGACAAGAAAATTACGGCCGAAGTATGTATACATCATCTTTATTTTACTGATAAAGACTATGAAAAAAAAGGCACTTTGATAAAATGGAATCCTGCCGTAAAAACCCGGGCAGACAAAGAAGGATTATGGAAAGCACTGTTAGACGACCGTATTGATGTGGTGGCTACTGATCATGCACCGCATACCCTGGAGGAAAAGAATAATGTTTATACAAAAGCACCTTCGGGCGGTCCGCTGGTACAACATGCCCTTCCTGCAATGCTCCAGGCATACCATGAAGGTAAAATTGAGTTGGGGAAAATAGTACAGAAAATGTGTCACAACCCGGCAACATTATTCAGTATTGAAAAAAGAGGATTTATAAAAGAAGGCTTTTATGCCGATTTGGTCCTGGCTGATCTGAATAATGAATGGACAGTAGCCAAGAACAATATTCTATACAAATGCGGATGGTCTCCTTTTGAAGAAAAGGTGTTCGGATCTAAAATAACACATACCTTTGTAAATGGTCATCTGGCTTACAGGGAAGGAAATTTTTCAAACGAGAAAAATGTAAAAAGGCTTACGTTTAACAGATAATTATATGACAGCAAATAAAATTCTGGCAGCATTCTTTATGGTTTTTGCACTGTCCTGTAACAGGAGTGTAGTAGAAAAACCAGATGATATCATCACTGAAAAACAAATGGTGGATGTTTTGTATGATATTGCAATAGTACGGGCAAATATGGGAACAGGTAAGTCAAAAGAAAACTACAAAGGATTATCACCTGAAGAATACATTTATAAAAAATATCAAATAGACAGTACCCGACTTTCCAACAGTATTATTTATTACACCTCAAAACCCGAAAAAAATGTTGAGATTTATACAAAAGTAGAAGAACGCCTGCAGGCAGTAAAAGAAACACTGGAAAAAGAAAAAGATTCAATCCAGGAATCCCTTAAAACTAAAAAAGATTCTTTAAAATTGATCAAAAAGCGCTAGGATTATTACATTTTACCGCATGCCTTTTTTATAGTTTCATCCACAGGTTTAAAAACAAAATTCAATTCCTTTTTAATTTTATCGTTGCTGTAAAAGTCCCGGGTATTTAGTGATCTGGCCGAAATCCTGGTAAGTTTTCTTTTATATCCTGGTAATAAACCCATAAACCGGTCTAACCGCCACAAAAATTCCAGTTGCCATTTTTTTACTCTCTTTTCAGGAGGCTTTACCTTTAGCTCTTCGGCAATTTTATGCAGAACTTCCTTGTATGATAAATTTTCGGCAATTACAATAAAACGCTCATTTTTAATATCACTTTCGGTTAATTTTACCATGGCCTTTACCACATCTTCCACATCCACAAAGCCGGTGCCCCCTGCAGGATAAAAAGAAATGCCCTTTTTTACTTTTTTAAAAATTGATAAACTCGGGCTGTCCCATTTACCATGACCTAAAATGATGCCCGGATTTACTATTACAGCATTGACTCCTTCCTGTGTGGCCCGCCACACTTCTATTTCGGCTCCGTATTTAGTAATCGCATACACATTATTTTCAGCTTCGGCATTCCATTGGGTTTCTTCGGTAATTATTTCTTTTACCAAAGGTTTTCCTATGGCAGCAATAGAGCTTACATAGCACAATTTATCTATTTTATTTTCTATACACAGGTTTACCACATTGGCAGTTGCTTCAATATTTGCACATCGTAGTTTTTTGTAATCATGAGGAACAAATGAAATAAATGCCGCGCAATGATAAACTATATTTATATTTTTAAACGCATGGGTAAGTGAAGGTAAATCCAGGATATCAGCTTTCACCCATTCAATATTGTCAAACAAATCTTCATGGTTGAGA includes:
- a CDS encoding NAD-dependent epimerase/dehydratase family protein, with protein sequence MILVTGGTGLVGGHLLFYLVKQGEKVRATYRHAEKVETVKTNLFLNHEDLFDNIEWVKADILDLPSLTHAFKNINIVYHCAAFISFVPHDYKKLRCANIEATANVVNLCIENKIDKLCYVSSIAAIGKPLVKEIITEETQWNAEAENNVYAITKYGAEIEVWRATQEGVNAVIVNPGIILGHGKWDSPSLSIFKKVKKGISFYPAGGTGFVDVEDVVKAMVKLTESDIKNERFIVIAENLSYKEVLHKIAEELKVKPPEKRVKKWQLEFLWRLDRFMGLLPGYKRKLTRISARSLNTRDFYSNDKIKKELNFVFKPVDETIKKACGKM
- a CDS encoding DUF4296 domain-containing protein → MTANKILAAFFMVFALSCNRSVVEKPDDIITEKQMVDVLYDIAIVRANMGTGKSKENYKGLSPEEYIYKKYQIDSTRLSNSIIYYTSKPEKNVEIYTKVEERLQAVKETLEKEKDSIQESLKTKKDSLKLIKKR
- a CDS encoding dihydroorotase, whose amino-acid sequence is MNKILIKNATVVNDLQAFEADVLIEGEFITRIDKNIAAGNIKNIIDAGGKYLLPGVIDDQVHFREPGLTHKGNIASESKAAVAGGITTFIEQPNTNPQTTSIERLEEKFAIAANTSFANYSFMFGGTNDNLEEIKKLDKNACAGVKLFLGSSTGNMLVDDETVIEKIFSSTDLVISAHCEDETTIKNNLEKYKSIYGDNIPVKFHPLIRSEEACYLSSSKAIELAKKTGARLHVFHVSTEKETHQFVNNIPLKDKKITAEVCIHHLYFTDKDYEKKGTLIKWNPAVKTRADKEGLWKALLDDRIDVVATDHAPHTLEEKNNVYTKAPSGGPLVQHALPAMLQAYHEGKIELGKIVQKMCHNPATLFSIEKRGFIKEGFYADLVLADLNNEWTVAKNNILYKCGWSPFEEKVFGSKITHTFVNGHLAYREGNFSNEKNVKRLTFNR